In one window of Hymenobacter nivis DNA:
- a CDS encoding 2-isopropylmalate synthase translates to MSVQKIQIFDTTLRDGEQVPGCKLNQAEKLVIARQLEALGVDVIEAGFPVSSPGDFAAVAAVAAQTKDATVCGLTRAVENDIRVAAEALRGARRPRIHTGIGTSDLHVQQKLRTTREDVLARAVAAVKLSKSFVEDVEFYAEDAGRTDNEFLARVCEAVIAAGATVLNIPDTTGYCLPHEYGAKIKYLYENVKGIERAILSTHCHNDLGLATANSIAGVSNGARQIECTINGVGERAGNTALEEVVMILRQHPDLGLSTNVQTRRLAETSALVSHLMSMPVQANKAIVGANAFSHSSGIHQDGVIKCRETYEIIDPKEVGVVDSSIVLTARSGRAALAYRLQKLGYDFERPALNTAYASFLTLADRKREVGDEDLHALVEQEKLVAAN, encoded by the coding sequence ATGTCGGTCCAAAAAATCCAAATATTCGATACCACGCTCCGCGACGGCGAACAGGTACCGGGCTGCAAGCTAAACCAAGCCGAGAAGCTCGTCATCGCTCGCCAACTCGAGGCCCTGGGCGTCGACGTGATTGAGGCTGGCTTTCCTGTATCGAGCCCCGGCGACTTTGCCGCCGTGGCCGCCGTTGCGGCCCAAACCAAAGACGCTACCGTGTGTGGCCTCACCCGCGCCGTCGAAAACGACATCCGCGTGGCCGCCGAGGCGCTACGGGGGGCCCGCCGCCCGCGCATCCACACCGGCATCGGCACCTCCGACCTGCACGTGCAGCAGAAACTACGCACGACTCGTGAAGACGTGCTGGCCCGTGCCGTGGCCGCCGTCAAGCTCTCCAAGAGCTTCGTGGAGGACGTCGAGTTTTACGCCGAAGACGCCGGCCGCACCGACAACGAGTTTCTGGCCCGCGTGTGCGAGGCCGTCATTGCCGCCGGGGCCACTGTGCTCAACATCCCCGATACCACCGGCTACTGTTTGCCCCACGAGTACGGTGCGAAGATTAAGTACCTGTACGAGAACGTGAAGGGTATTGAGCGCGCCATTCTCTCCACCCACTGCCACAACGACTTGGGCCTGGCCACGGCCAACTCTATTGCCGGCGTCAGCAACGGGGCCCGGCAAATTGAGTGCACCATCAATGGGGTAGGGGAGCGGGCCGGTAACACGGCCCTGGAGGAGGTGGTGATGATCCTGCGCCAGCACCCCGACCTCGGCCTTAGTACCAACGTGCAAACCCGCCGCCTGGCCGAAACCTCGGCCCTGGTCTCGCACCTGATGAGTATGCCGGTGCAGGCCAACAAGGCCATTGTGGGAGCTAACGCCTTCTCGCACAGCAGCGGCATCCACCAGGACGGCGTGATTAAGTGCCGCGAAACCTACGAAATCATCGATCCTAAAGAAGTGGGCGTCGTCGATTCGAGCATCGTGCTCACCGCCCGCTCGGGCCGCGCCGCCCTGGCCTACCGCCTCCAAAAGCTCGGCTACGATTTCGAACGCCCGGCCCTCAACACCGCCTACGCCAGTTTCCTCACGCTCGCCGACCGCAAGCGCGAGGTGGGCGACGAGGACCTGCACGCCCTCGTGGAGCAGGAGAAGCTCGTGGCTGCCAATTAA
- the leuC gene encoding 3-isopropylmalate dehydratase large subunit, whose protein sequence is MASTLFDKIWDAHVVRSIEGLDVVYIDRHLIHEVTSPQAFDEIAARNLPLFRPSQILATADHNVPTLHQDQPIRELLSRLQVEKLTENCQKYGIELYGLGHPRQGIVHVIGPELGLTQPGLTMVCGDSHTSTHGAFGAVAFGIGTSQVAQVMASQCLLLSRPKRMRISVEGELRPGVTAKDLILYVISQLGTGGATGHFVEYAGSTVRSLSMEGRMTICNMSIEMGARGGLIAPDATTFAYVEGRPFAPKGQAWNDAVAYWQTLYSDDDAMFETEYTYQAAAITPMITYGTNPGMGIPLTGHVPSEVPASEAESFDKSLKYMGFERGESLLGKQIDYVFIGSCTNSRIEDLRAVAAYVQGKQKAQHVEAIIVPGSKQVEQQAIAEGIDKIFAAAGFELREPGCSACLAMNEDKIPAGAYCVATSNRNFEGRQGPGSRTLLASPLVAAITAVQGRIVDITQYLN, encoded by the coding sequence ATGGCTAGCACCTTATTCGATAAAATTTGGGATGCCCACGTCGTCCGCTCCATCGAGGGGTTGGACGTCGTGTACATCGACCGTCACCTCATTCACGAAGTAACCAGCCCCCAGGCGTTTGACGAGATTGCGGCCCGCAACCTGCCGCTGTTTCGCCCCAGCCAGATTCTGGCCACGGCCGACCACAACGTGCCTACCCTGCACCAAGACCAGCCCATCCGTGAGTTGCTCTCGCGCTTGCAGGTGGAAAAGCTAACAGAAAACTGCCAGAAGTACGGCATTGAGTTGTACGGCCTCGGCCACCCGCGCCAAGGTATTGTGCACGTTATCGGGCCGGAGCTGGGCCTCACGCAGCCGGGCCTGACAATGGTGTGCGGCGACAGCCACACCTCGACCCATGGCGCGTTTGGCGCGGTGGCCTTTGGCATTGGCACCAGCCAGGTTGCGCAGGTGATGGCCTCGCAGTGCCTGCTACTGAGCCGCCCCAAGCGCATGCGTATCTCGGTAGAAGGTGAGCTGCGGCCCGGCGTCACGGCTAAGGATTTGATACTTTACGTTATCTCGCAGCTTGGTACGGGCGGGGCCACGGGCCACTTCGTGGAGTACGCGGGCAGTACCGTGCGTAGCCTCAGCATGGAAGGCCGCATGACCATCTGCAATATGAGCATCGAGATGGGGGCCCGCGGCGGCCTCATCGCCCCCGATGCCACTACGTTTGCCTACGTCGAGGGCCGGCCCTTCGCCCCAAAAGGCCAAGCTTGGAACGACGCCGTGGCCTACTGGCAGACATTATATTCAGACGACGACGCTATGTTTGAGACGGAGTATACCTACCAGGCGGCCGCCATTACGCCGATGATTACCTACGGCACCAACCCCGGCATGGGTATTCCGCTCACCGGCCACGTGCCGAGCGAAGTGCCCGCCAGCGAAGCCGAAAGTTTTGACAAGTCGCTGAAATACATGGGCTTCGAGCGCGGCGAGTCGCTGCTCGGCAAGCAGATTGACTACGTGTTCATCGGCAGCTGCACCAACTCGCGCATCGAGGACTTACGCGCTGTGGCCGCCTACGTACAGGGCAAACAAAAGGCGCAGCATGTGGAGGCCATCATCGTGCCCGGCTCCAAGCAAGTAGAGCAGCAGGCTATTGCCGAAGGAATCGATAAGATTTTCGCCGCCGCGGGCTTCGAGCTACGCGAGCCTGGTTGCAGCGCCTGCCTGGCCATGAACGAGGACAAAATCCCGGCCGGGGCCTACTGCGTGGCTACCTCCAACCGCAACTTTGAAGGCCGCCAGGGCCCTGGCTCGCGCACGCTGCTGGCTTCGCCGCTGGTGGCGGCCATCACCGCCGTGCAGGGCCGCATCGTGGACATTACGCAGTATTTGAACTAA
- the leuD gene encoding 3-isopropylmalate dehydratase small subunit: protein MEKFQTLHTTGRPLPLENIDTDQIIPARFLKATTREGFGTNLFCDWRYHADGAPKADFVLNDPRYQGQILVAGKNFGCGSSREHAAWALYDAGFRTVISSYFADIFRGNALNTGLLPLQVSDEVLARLLAAIEANPQLELVVDLPSQTLAVPAWSETFSFAIDGYKKECLINGYDDIDFLVNQKSAIEAFEKKRAWTW from the coding sequence ATGGAAAAATTTCAAACCCTGCATACCACTGGCCGGCCGCTGCCGCTGGAAAACATTGATACCGACCAGATTATCCCGGCCCGGTTTCTGAAAGCGACTACCCGTGAAGGATTTGGTACCAACCTGTTCTGCGACTGGCGCTACCACGCCGACGGCGCGCCCAAAGCTGACTTCGTGCTGAATGACCCGCGCTACCAGGGCCAGATTCTGGTGGCGGGCAAAAACTTCGGCTGTGGCTCCAGCCGCGAGCACGCCGCCTGGGCCCTGTACGACGCTGGTTTTCGGACCGTTATTTCAAGCTACTTCGCCGATATTTTTCGGGGTAATGCCTTGAATACCGGTCTGCTACCCCTGCAAGTGAGCGACGAGGTACTGGCCCGCCTGCTAGCCGCTATCGAGGCCAACCCGCAACTGGAATTAGTGGTCGATTTGCCTTCGCAGACCCTGGCTGTGCCAGCCTGGAGCGAGACGTTCAGTTTCGCCATCGACGGCTATAAAAAGGAGTGCCTGATTAATGGCTACGACGACATTGACTTTTTAGTAAATCAAAAATCGGCCATTGAGGCCTTTGAAAAAAAACGTGCATGGACCTGGTAA
- the leuB gene encoding 3-isopropylmalate dehydrogenase — protein sequence MDLVTKKIAVLPGDGIGPEVCRQAVKVLDAVAERFGHRFEFSSHLVGACAIDATGNPLPDETLAACRAADAVLFGAIGDPKYDNDPTAKVRPEQGLLRMRKELGLFANIRPVTAYKALLKHSPLKADRIEGTDLVIFRELTGGIYFGEKGRNADGSAYDNCTYSRPEIARIAHLAFQSAVSRRQHLTLVDKANVLETSRLWREVVRNIALQYPAVTVDYLFVDNAAMQIIVNPKQFDVMLTENMFGDIISDEASVIAGSMGLLPSASVGAAVAVFEPIHGSYSQATGKGIANPLAAILSAAMLLDHLGLVAEAELVREAVDEALTNNILTPELNPTAPYTTEQVGSYVAFWIADSNEQQWNAHNIAVGVSTII from the coding sequence ATGGACCTGGTAACTAAGAAAATAGCCGTATTGCCTGGTGATGGTATCGGGCCGGAAGTCTGTCGGCAGGCCGTCAAAGTGCTCGACGCCGTAGCCGAGCGCTTCGGCCATCGCTTTGAGTTCTCCTCGCACCTCGTGGGGGCCTGCGCCATCGACGCCACCGGTAACCCGCTGCCCGACGAAACCCTGGCCGCCTGCCGCGCCGCCGATGCGGTGCTGTTCGGGGCCATCGGCGACCCGAAGTACGACAACGACCCCACCGCCAAGGTGCGCCCTGAGCAGGGCCTACTTCGGATGCGCAAGGAGCTGGGCCTGTTTGCCAACATCCGCCCCGTCACGGCTTACAAAGCACTTTTAAAGCACTCGCCGCTGAAGGCTGACCGCATCGAAGGGACTGATTTAGTGATTTTCAGGGAATTGACGGGCGGCATCTACTTTGGCGAGAAGGGCCGCAACGCCGATGGCTCGGCCTACGATAACTGCACCTACTCGCGCCCCGAGATTGCTCGCATTGCGCACCTTGCCTTTCAATCGGCCGTGAGTCGCCGCCAGCACCTTACGCTGGTAGATAAAGCTAATGTGCTGGAAACTTCGCGTTTGTGGCGCGAAGTGGTGAGGAACATCGCCTTGCAGTACCCGGCTGTGACCGTTGATTACCTGTTTGTGGACAATGCCGCGATGCAGATAATCGTGAACCCCAAGCAGTTTGATGTGATGCTGACCGAGAACATGTTCGGCGACATCATTTCGGACGAGGCTTCGGTGATTGCCGGCTCGATGGGCCTGCTGCCTTCCGCCTCGGTGGGAGCCGCCGTGGCAGTGTTTGAGCCCATCCACGGCTCCTACTCCCAAGCTACGGGCAAAGGAATTGCCAACCCGCTGGCGGCAATCCTCTCGGCAGCCATGCTACTTGACCACCTGGGCCTGGTGGCCGAAGCCGAGTTGGTGCGTGAAGCGGTGGACGAAGCGTTGACCAATAATATTTTGACCCCCGAGCTGAACCCCACTGCGCCCTACACCACCGAGCAGGTAGGCAGCTACGTGGCCTTTTGGATTGCCGACTCGAACGAGCAGCAGTGGAACGCCCATAACATCGCGGTGGGCGTGAGCACGATTATTTAA
- the ilvD gene encoding dihydroxy-acid dehydratase, with protein MIINKFSRIYTQDDSLPASQAMLIGAGLSDADLRKPFVGICSTGFEGNTCNMHLDGLADEVKRGVTAQGLVGLRFNTIGVSDGITNGNPGMRFSLVSREIIADSIEAMAGAHYYDALATVVGCDKNMPGALIAMARLNRPSLMVYGGTIRGGEFKGQQLNIVSCFEAYGKKVNGNISEEDYQGIIHNACPGPGACGGMYTANTMAAAIETLGMTVPASSSLPAESRAKIQECLDAGAYLRNLLELDLKPRDILNREAFENAMVMITVLGGSTNAVLHLIAIAHAAGVRLTMEDFQAVSNRVPVLADLKPSGKYLMEDLSKIGGVPAVQRTLLDLGLLNGDLMTVTGRTLAENLAHVQPLGPEQDLLRPLSNPLKADGHIQMLYGNLATKGSVAKISGKEGLRFEGPAIVFNSEEELNQGIIAHKIEAGQVVVIRYVGPKGGPGMPEMLKPTSAIMGAGLGDKVALITDGRFSGGTHGFVIGHICPEAYDGGGLALVQNGDWIILDATNNTIDVQLDEAELAARRAAWRRPPLPVRQGVLLKYIRTVSDASHGCITDLLEEDYVSEPAFSPARR; from the coding sequence ATGATAATCAACAAATTCAGCCGTATCTACACCCAGGACGACAGTTTGCCGGCTTCGCAGGCCATGCTCATCGGCGCGGGCTTGTCGGATGCGGATTTGCGCAAGCCGTTCGTGGGAATCTGCTCCACGGGCTTCGAGGGCAATACTTGCAATATGCACCTCGACGGGCTGGCCGACGAGGTGAAGCGCGGCGTGACCGCCCAGGGGCTGGTGGGGCTGCGCTTCAACACAATTGGCGTGAGCGACGGCATCACCAACGGCAATCCTGGGATGCGTTTCTCGCTAGTATCCAGGGAGATAATTGCCGATTCGATTGAAGCCATGGCGGGCGCGCACTACTATGACGCGTTGGCCACGGTGGTAGGCTGCGACAAAAATATGCCGGGGGCCCTCATTGCCATGGCGCGGCTCAACCGGCCGTCGCTGATGGTGTATGGCGGTACCATTCGGGGAGGCGAGTTCAAAGGGCAGCAGCTCAACATTGTGTCGTGTTTTGAAGCTTATGGTAAGAAAGTTAACGGAAATATTTCGGAGGAAGACTACCAGGGTATCATCCACAATGCCTGCCCTGGGCCGGGGGCCTGCGGCGGCATGTACACGGCCAACACCATGGCCGCTGCCATCGAAACGCTGGGCATGACGGTACCCGCTTCGTCGTCGCTGCCGGCCGAGAGCCGCGCTAAAATCCAGGAGTGCCTCGATGCCGGGGCCTACCTGCGCAACCTGCTGGAACTGGACCTAAAGCCGCGCGATATCCTTAATCGTGAGGCGTTTGAGAATGCTATGGTGATGATAACCGTGCTCGGCGGCTCGACCAATGCCGTGCTGCACCTCATTGCCATTGCCCACGCGGCCGGTGTGCGGCTGACGATGGAGGACTTCCAAGCCGTGAGCAACCGCGTGCCAGTGCTGGCCGACCTCAAGCCCAGCGGTAAATATCTCATGGAGGACCTATCGAAAATCGGGGGCGTGCCCGCTGTGCAGCGCACCCTGCTCGACCTCGGCCTGCTGAATGGCGACCTGATGACCGTAACCGGCCGCACGCTGGCTGAAAACCTGGCCCATGTGCAACCACTTGGCCCTGAGCAGGATTTGCTGCGCCCGCTCAGCAACCCACTCAAGGCCGACGGGCATATTCAGATGCTGTACGGCAACCTCGCTACCAAGGGCAGTGTAGCCAAAATCAGCGGTAAGGAAGGGCTGCGGTTTGAGGGGCCGGCCATCGTTTTCAACTCGGAAGAGGAGCTGAACCAGGGCATTATAGCTCACAAAATCGAGGCTGGGCAGGTGGTCGTCATTCGATATGTGGGGCCCAAGGGCGGGCCGGGCATGCCTGAAATGCTCAAGCCGACCTCGGCCATCATGGGCGCGGGCCTGGGCGACAAGGTGGCGTTGATAACCGACGGGCGCTTTTCGGGCGGTACGCACGGCTTCGTTATCGGCCACATCTGCCCCGAGGCCTACGACGGCGGCGGCCTGGCCCTGGTGCAAAACGGCGACTGGATTATCCTCGACGCCACCAACAATACCATCGATGTGCAGCTCGACGAGGCTGAGCTGGCCGCCCGCCGCGCCGCCTGGCGGCGGCCGCCGCTGCCCGTCCGGCAGGGCGTGCTGCTCAAGTATATCCGCACTGTGAGCGACGCCAGCCACGGTTGCATAACTGATTTACTAGAAGAAGATTATGTTTCAGAACCTGCCTTCAGCCCTGCTCGCCGCTAG
- the ilvB gene encoding biosynthetic-type acetolactate synthase large subunit has protein sequence MFQNLPSALLAASPAVPVLAPATGAVATLQALVAEGVDTIFGYPGGAIIPIYDVLYDFKEQLNHVLVRHEQGGIHAAQGYARSSGRVGVVLATSGPGATNLVTGLADALIDSTPLVCITGQVFAHLLGTDAFQETDIINITTPVTKWNYQVTNAEEIPEALAKAFYIARSGRPGPVLVDITKNAQIQTFDAPEYQPCHHIRSYRPAPVVRPEYIEQAAALINNAQRPFILWGQGVVLGSAEQEFREFVEHSGIPAAWTILGVGALPTGHPLNVGMLGMHGNYGPNVLTNECDVLIAIGMRFDDRVTGRLDKYAKQAQVIHLDIDPTEIDKNVKATVPVWGDCKETLPLLTALVEPRQHTAWLARFNDHTEQEVNAVIREELFPTTEELTMGEIMQQLNEITQGEAIIVSDVGQHQMIACRYAQLNHSRSNITSGGLGTMGFALPAAIGAKLGAPDRTVVAVIGDGGFQMTIQELGTIMQTGVDVKIMIFNNQFLGMVRQWQELFHQRRYSFVDIQSPDFVAVAAGYRIAGQRVDARADLRPALERMLAHPGSFLLEVMVTKENNIFPMVPQGCSVAEIRLR, from the coding sequence ATGTTTCAGAACCTGCCTTCAGCCCTGCTCGCCGCTAGTCCAGCCGTGCCGGTCCTCGCGCCTGCCACAGGCGCGGTAGCCACGCTGCAAGCCCTGGTGGCCGAGGGCGTCGACACGATTTTTGGCTATCCCGGCGGGGCCATCATCCCGATTTACGACGTGCTTTACGACTTCAAGGAGCAGCTGAACCACGTGCTGGTGCGCCACGAGCAGGGCGGCATTCACGCGGCGCAGGGCTATGCGCGCAGTTCGGGCCGGGTGGGCGTGGTGCTCGCCACGAGCGGGCCGGGTGCCACGAACCTCGTGACCGGGCTGGCCGATGCGCTGATTGACAGTACGCCGCTGGTATGCATCACGGGGCAGGTATTTGCGCATTTGCTGGGCACCGATGCGTTTCAGGAGACGGATATCATCAACATCACTACCCCCGTTACGAAGTGGAATTACCAGGTAACCAACGCCGAAGAGATTCCGGAAGCGCTTGCCAAGGCGTTTTACATTGCGCGTAGCGGCCGGCCGGGCCCTGTGCTAGTGGACATCACTAAGAACGCGCAAATCCAGACGTTCGACGCGCCGGAGTATCAGCCGTGCCACCATATCCGCAGCTACCGGCCCGCGCCGGTGGTACGCCCCGAGTACATCGAGCAAGCGGCGGCGCTGATTAATAACGCCCAGCGGCCGTTTATTCTCTGGGGGCAGGGCGTGGTGCTGGGTTCGGCAGAGCAGGAATTCCGGGAGTTTGTGGAACACAGCGGTATCCCGGCGGCCTGGACCATCCTGGGCGTGGGGGCCCTGCCCACCGGCCACCCCCTGAACGTGGGCATGCTGGGCATGCACGGCAACTATGGCCCCAACGTACTCACCAACGAGTGTGACGTGCTGATTGCCATTGGGATGCGCTTCGACGACCGCGTGACCGGCCGGCTGGATAAGTATGCTAAGCAGGCCCAGGTCATTCACCTCGACATCGACCCGACCGAGATTGACAAAAACGTGAAGGCCACCGTGCCGGTGTGGGGCGACTGCAAGGAAACTCTCCCCTTGCTCACGGCACTCGTTGAGCCCAGGCAACATACGGCTTGGCTCGCCCGCTTCAACGACCATACGGAGCAGGAGGTGAATGCCGTGATTCGGGAGGAATTATTTCCGACAACAGAAGAGTTGACGATGGGCGAAATCATGCAGCAGCTCAACGAAATCACGCAGGGCGAGGCCATTATTGTATCGGATGTGGGTCAGCACCAAATGATTGCTTGCCGCTACGCGCAACTCAATCACTCGCGTAGCAACATCACGAGCGGCGGGCTGGGCACCATGGGCTTTGCGCTGCCGGCGGCCATCGGGGCCAAGCTGGGGGCCCCCGACCGCACCGTGGTGGCCGTCATCGGCGATGGCGGTTTCCAGATGACCATCCAGGAGCTGGGCACCATTATGCAGACGGGTGTGGACGTGAAAATCATGATTTTCAACAACCAGTTTCTCGGCATGGTGCGGCAGTGGCAGGAGTTATTTCACCAGCGTCGCTACTCGTTTGTGGATATTCAAAGCCCTGATTTTGTAGCTGTTGCCGCCGGCTACCGCATTGCCGGCCAGCGCGTAGACGCCCGCGCCGACCTGCGCCCCGCGCTGGAACGGATGCTGGCGCACCCCGGCTCGTTTCTGCTGGAGGTAATGGTCACCAAGGAGAACAATATCTTTCCAATGGTGCCGCAGGGGTGCAGCGTAGCGGAAATAAGGCTGCGGTGA
- the ilvN gene encoding acetolactate synthase small subunit has translation MSTEPVDRQEYNITAYTENQVGLLNRIAIIFSRRKINIESLNVSPSEIEGIHRFNIVIVETEEVVEKLAKQIEKQVEVLKVYYNTNADVIWQEMALYKVPTDVIAEKVLVERLLRENGARAVVIRKDYTVFETTGHREETDSLIKALQPYGLIEFVRSARIAIIKASDGFHHKLKDFERREPSEEVAENEFLNDREQVFTM, from the coding sequence ATGAGCACCGAACCCGTTGACCGCCAAGAGTACAACATCACCGCGTACACTGAAAACCAGGTGGGCCTGCTCAATCGCATTGCCATCATCTTTTCGCGTCGTAAAATCAATATTGAGAGCCTCAACGTGTCGCCTTCGGAGATTGAGGGCATCCACCGCTTCAACATCGTGATTGTGGAGACGGAGGAGGTCGTAGAGAAGCTCGCCAAGCAGATTGAGAAGCAGGTGGAGGTGCTCAAAGTGTACTACAACACCAACGCCGACGTGATTTGGCAGGAAATGGCGCTCTATAAAGTGCCCACCGACGTGATTGCCGAAAAAGTGCTCGTGGAGCGCCTGCTGCGAGAAAACGGCGCCCGTGCCGTGGTGATTCGCAAGGATTACACGGTGTTTGAAACCACTGGCCACCGCGAGGAAACCGACAGCTTAATCAAGGCTCTGCAGCCTTATGGGCTGATTGAGTTTGTGCGCTCGGCGCGCATTGCCATCATCAAGGCCAGCGACGGCTTTCACCATAAGCTCAAGGATTTTGAGCGCCGCGAGCCGAGCGAAGAAGTGGCCGAGAACGAGTTTTTGAATGACCGCGAGCAGGTTTTTACGATGTAA
- the ilvC gene encoding ketol-acid reductoisomerase, whose translation MATINFGGVPETVITRDEFPLAKALDFLKDDTIAIIGYGVQGPGQALNMRDNGFHVIVGQREGTPSWERALKDGWVPGESLFSIEEAADKGTIICNLLSDAGQIALWPTLQKYLTPGKTLYFSHGFGITFNEQTNIIPAKDIDVILVAPKGSGTSLRRLFVAGGGLNSSFAVFQDATGKAWEKAIAMGIGVGSGYLFETDFKKEVYSDLTGERGVLMGALAGIIEAQYQVLRQRGHSPSEAFNETVEELTQSLVPLVGENGMDWMFSNCSVTAQRGALDWKGKFRDAALPVLNDLYDSVASGEEARRTIERGSTPNYRAELEAELKEVRDSELWQTGATVRELRSRTSENVEA comes from the coding sequence ATGGCTACCATCAACTTCGGCGGTGTACCCGAAACCGTTATTACCCGCGATGAATTTCCGCTCGCCAAGGCCCTCGATTTCCTGAAGGACGACACCATTGCCATAATCGGCTACGGCGTGCAGGGCCCCGGCCAGGCGCTGAACATGCGCGACAACGGCTTCCACGTCATCGTGGGCCAGCGCGAGGGCACGCCGTCGTGGGAGCGCGCCCTCAAAGACGGTTGGGTGCCAGGCGAGTCGCTGTTCAGCATCGAAGAGGCGGCCGACAAGGGTACCATCATCTGCAATCTGCTCTCGGATGCGGGCCAGATTGCGCTGTGGCCCACGCTCCAGAAATACCTCACGCCGGGTAAAACGCTGTATTTCTCGCACGGCTTCGGCATCACGTTTAATGAGCAAACTAACATCATCCCGGCCAAGGATATTGACGTGATTTTGGTAGCGCCGAAGGGCAGCGGCACCAGTCTGCGGCGCCTGTTTGTGGCTGGCGGCGGCCTGAATTCGTCGTTCGCCGTGTTCCAGGATGCTACGGGTAAGGCCTGGGAAAAGGCCATTGCGATGGGCATCGGCGTGGGCTCGGGCTATTTGTTCGAAACCGACTTTAAGAAGGAAGTGTACTCCGACCTTACCGGCGAGCGCGGCGTGCTAATGGGGGCCCTGGCCGGCATCATCGAGGCCCAGTACCAAGTGCTGCGCCAGCGCGGCCACTCGCCCTCCGAGGCCTTTAACGAAACCGTGGAAGAACTCACCCAGAGCCTCGTGCCACTGGTGGGCGAAAACGGCATGGACTGGATGTTTAGTAACTGTTCGGTAACCGCCCAGCGTGGGGCCCTCGACTGGAAAGGCAAGTTCCGCGACGCTGCCCTGCCCGTACTTAATGATCTGTACGACAGCGTGGCCAGCGGTGAGGAAGCCCGCCGTACCATTGAGCGCGGCAGCACGCCCAACTACCGCGCCGAGTTAGAAGCCGAGCTGAAAGAAGTGCGCGACTCGGAACTCTGGCAGACGGGCGCCACCGTGCGCGAGCTGCGTTCGCGCACGAGCGAGAACGTGGAGGCGTAG
- the ilvA gene encoding threonine ammonia-lyase IlvA, translating into MPYSMPDLEAPAATAVTLENVERAARRLKGVITKTPLMLNLGLSRTYDATILLKREDLQVVRSYKIRGAYNKISTLPTTVPGRQIVCASAGNHAQGVAYACQLLGLQGDIFMPAQTPAQKVDKVRLFGKDMVTVHLTGRTFDDCYHAAQAFCDARGSTFVHPFDDLAIVEGQATVGLEILKATKAPIDFCFMPIGGGGLASGLSSVFRQLSPQTRLIGVQPLGAPSMHDALRAGQRQALASLDTFVDGAAVKCPGELTFGICQALLDEVHLVPEGQVCEDLLKMYNEEGMVLEPAGTLAISALHAYADQIRGKTVVCIVSGSNNDITRMEDIKERAQRHQGLKHYFMVTFNQAPGALRRFVNNVLNEGTDIIQFQYIKKNNKEKGPVFIGVEVKNPHDVEGIKVRMADEGFGFEYLNGKQDFLSLLV; encoded by the coding sequence ATGCCCTACTCCATGCCCGACCTGGAAGCTCCGGCGGCTACCGCCGTTACCCTGGAAAATGTAGAACGTGCCGCGCGCCGTCTCAAAGGCGTGATTACCAAGACGCCCTTGATGTTGAATCTAGGGCTTTCGCGCACGTACGACGCTACTATTCTGCTCAAGCGGGAAGACTTGCAGGTGGTGCGCTCCTACAAAATCCGGGGGGCTTACAACAAGATTTCGACGCTGCCCACCACCGTGCCGGGCCGCCAGATAGTGTGCGCCAGCGCCGGCAACCATGCCCAGGGTGTAGCCTACGCCTGCCAGCTGCTGGGCTTGCAGGGCGATATTTTCATGCCCGCTCAAACGCCCGCGCAGAAGGTGGACAAGGTGCGCCTATTCGGCAAGGATATGGTGACGGTGCACCTCACCGGCCGCACGTTTGATGACTGCTACCACGCGGCGCAGGCGTTTTGCGACGCGCGCGGCAGCACGTTCGTGCACCCGTTTGACGACCTGGCCATTGTGGAAGGGCAGGCCACGGTGGGCCTGGAAATTCTGAAAGCCACCAAAGCGCCGATTGATTTTTGCTTCATGCCCATTGGCGGCGGCGGGCTGGCCTCGGGCTTATCAAGCGTGTTCCGGCAGCTTAGCCCGCAGACGCGGCTTATCGGCGTACAGCCACTAGGGGCCCCGAGTATGCACGATGCCCTCCGGGCCGGGCAGCGGCAGGCGCTGGCCAGCCTCGACACTTTTGTGGATGGCGCGGCCGTGAAGTGCCCCGGCGAGCTGACGTTTGGCATTTGCCAGGCCTTGCTCGACGAGGTACACCTCGTGCCCGAGGGGCAGGTGTGCGAAGATTTGCTGAAGATGTACAACGAGGAAGGCATGGTGCTGGAGCCGGCCGGCACGCTCGCCATCTCGGCCCTGCACGCCTACGCCGACCAGATACGGGGCAAAACAGTGGTGTGCATCGTGAGCGGCTCCAACAACGACATCACCCGCATGGAGGATATCAAGGAACGCGCCCAGCGCCACCAGGGCCTCAAACACTACTTTATGGTAACCTTCAACCAGGCACCGGGCGCGCTCCGCCGCTTCGTGAACAACGTGCTCAACGAGGGCACCGACATCATTCAGTTTCAGTACATCAAGAAGAACAACAAGGAAAAAGGCCCCGTCTTCATCGGCGTCGAGGTCAAAAACCCGCACGACGTAGAGGGTATTAAGGTCCGCATGGCCGACGAAGGGTTTGGGTTTGAGTACCTGAACGGCAAGCAGGATTTTCTGAGTTTGCTGGTGTGA